The following DNA comes from Maylandia zebra isolate NMK-2024a linkage group LG6, Mzebra_GT3a, whole genome shotgun sequence.
CCTGGCATGCATCTACTGATATGTCTAGGCAGGCCTCTTCCATGGCCTGAAGGAGGTGAACACGGACATAAGGTTCTCGGTCATACACTTTCCACCGCCATGCCGAAAATAACTCCTCTATCGGGTTTAGAAAgggagagtatgcaggcagaaAGATATTAGAAAACCTTGGGTTATTGGTAAACCAGTCACGAACCAGAGCAGCGCGATGGAAGCTGACGTTATCCCACACAACAACGTAGTGAGGCTGCTCTGGCTGTGCTGGTTCCCTGTAGTCCAGCTGGAACATATGTTGTCTTAAACCATCAAGAAAAGCAAGGAGAAGCATAGTGTTATAGGGTCCTAGTACGGCATGGTGGTGGAGTACCCCTCGTTGGCTGATGGCTGCGCACATAGTGACATTCCCCCCACGCTGACCAGGGACATTTACAATAGCCTGATGGCCAATTATGTTCCTcccccttttccttcttttggtcAGGTTAAAACCTGCCTCATCCACAAAGATTATTTCATGGGGAACAGGCCGTCCTTCAATCTCAAAGATTCTCtgcaaaacacataacacagtagAGTCAATCGGTACCCTGAACCACAGTTCAAGAGTGCTGAAATGGCAGCATAAACTGCCATGCTGTGATGGTACACAATACTTTATACAGTATCAAAACTCATACCTGAACATATTCCACACGTTGGtttttcactctgtcagagTTTCGTTCGAAAGGGACTCGGTATGCCTGTTTCATCCGGAATTGATACTTTCGGAGGATGCGGTCAATTGTGGAGAGGCTGATGGCATTTATGCCTCGAAAAAGATGATCATCCTCAATCACTCTCCTTTGAATCTCTTGCAGGCGGATTACATTATTTGCAATTACCATGTTTACAAGTTCCCTCTCTTGCTCCTCCGACAAAAGCCTTAACCTGCCTCCACCAGGTGGTCGTCTCTGTGTCCTACAAAAATAGAAGCACTCATTACTGTAACTGTCACACATTCATTTTACAGGCAAATAATGGAAACATACTGAAACTCAAGACACATAAGTTCAGTAACTTAAACGTTACTGTACAAAGCAGTCTTACTGCAAGTACACCTACCTGTTTTCCTCCCTGAAGGTTCTGATGATGGAGACAACAGTGAAGCGACTCAAATTTGGTTGTACTCGTTGCCCAGCCTCCCTCATAGTCATCCCATGGACAAGGACATGGTCAACTAAAGTGGCTCGAATTTCATCCGAGACTGACTGTCTTCTTGCCCTTGCTCTTCCCCTTCCTTGTCGCCGTCattctccacctccacctccttcaccacgtcctcctcctcctccacctctccctcctcctccaccaccttccTGTTGTCCTAGACCACCTCGTCCTCCTCTtccaccacgtcctcctctttcaccacgtcctcctctttcaccatgtcctcttcctccaccacgtcctcctccttcaccacgtcctcctctttcaccatgtcctctttctccaccacgtcctcttcctttgCATCTCTTTGGATCCATTGTTTCAAACCTGAATGAGCTGACTTTGGCCCTTTTATCTATCCATCGCAGGTTCTGATTGGTGTGTGCTAAATTTTGACTCCTAGTGTTTCCACCTGGTTAATTGTGTGCTAATTGAGCTCAAGCTATGCTGACTTAAGTTAACATTATTGCATGCTAGTGCTTTCTAAATGACTACATGGTGTAAGCACTGTAAAATGTAGggatttgtgtgtagagttttgcagtAACAGTTCACCAAATTTGAGTCATGTGTCAAAGCAGGGAATAGTGTTTATAGTTCAGGGAAATGGGTGAGCTTTTTGAACAATAGCGTTACggttttgaaattttagttTAGAGGCCTGGTTATAGTATTTAGgcaatcgagaaaaactgtaataacaaagaacattaaacatgactgttggccacatgtcggcaaagtcatgtgacattagtgacgtttgtactaacttggttttaaagcctttactttaaaatatacgccgttcaatagctgagcttcatctcacagagaatgatcaaagctcatgtagaaacaaacaaatgaacaaaaggttttctccttcatctctgtcaaacacagctgtgacacgtttccagctgttagtatcatggttgctaggcaacctgggcagcgcaacggaggctagaccgtcccatttcacaagcctcgcacttccttgaggatcgttgaggctgcgtactttaaggctgcagaccctgaattgggatacagccttaGTTACTTTCAAAAGGCCTTTATGAAAAGCATGAATGATCCCAGCAACATAAACCTGTTTCAGtcctcacactgactcacacgAGTCAGTGTGAGGACTGAAAGTCAATGCTGAGAGAAATATGAGAGAAATAacctttttatttctgttgGTTTCAGGTCTCTTCTTCCTTTTGGGCAGCAGCTGTGAAGGTTTGTACTTGACTCTCGTCACACTGTTGTTTCATGAGTTTTTGGTGCACCTTCAGTTGGACTTTGAAGACTTGCTCCTCTCTAACATTGACCTTATTCAGTTATAAATTGGTGCTAAATGCTGAAAAAAATCCCTGAAAGAGCAGAGCTGATAATCTGGGCGAATTAGAGACAGTTTTGTTGAACAGGTTACATTTGAAGCTGTAATATATTCAGTCTTCTTATTGGTATTTGTGTCTCTGTTAAACCCACTCAGATGGCTGCTTCTTACTGGGTTATTGTAGCGGTCGTTCTTTTGATGACTGCT
Coding sequences within:
- the LOC143412326 gene encoding uncharacterized protein LOC143412326, with the protein product MTMREAGQRVQPNLSRFTVVSIIRTFREENRTQRRPPGGGRLRLLSEEQERELVNMVIANNVIRLQEIQRRVIEDDHLFRGINAISLSTIDRILRKYQFRMKQAYRVPFERNSDRVKNQRVEYVQRIFEIEGRPVPHEIIFVDEAGFNLTKRRKRGRNIIGHQAIVNVPGQRGGNVTMCAAISQRGVLHHHAVLGPYNTMLLLAFLDGLRQHMFQLDYREPAQPEQPHYVVVWDNVSFHRAALVRDWFTNNPRFSNIFLPAYSPFLNPIEELFSAWRWKVYDREPYVRVHLLQAMEEACLDISVDACQGWIRHARGFYPRCLAGANIACDVDEILWPDQDQRQDAEVG